One genomic segment of Pedobacter endophyticus includes these proteins:
- a CDS encoding acyltransferase family protein has translation MNNELIATKPHYPILDGLRGIAAIIVVTFHLTEPLGTGHLDILVNHGYLAVDFFFLLSGFVIGYAYDDRWQKMSIGTFFKRRVERLQPMVVLGMTLGAIGFYFTDSTIWPLIHTIPLWKMLLVMLIGYTVLPVPLSLDIRGWEEMHPLNSVGWSLFFEYIANILYAIWIRKFSKTALTILVVIAAVALAHLAITNGDVSGGWTLNVAQVRIGFSRTMFPFFAGLLLSRVAKPTQIKNAFLWCSLLVALVLYMPRIGGAEHLWMNGLYEAICIIIVFPLIVYLGASGVMKGEGEKKLCKFLGDISYPLYLVHYPLVYFYVAWISNNKGITFAQAWPTALVLLVGSVILAYVSLKWYDEPVRKWLRRKLK, from the coding sequence ATGAATAACGAGCTTATCGCCACCAAACCACATTATCCAATATTAGATGGCCTTCGCGGTATTGCGGCCATTATCGTTGTAACATTCCATCTTACCGAGCCACTGGGAACAGGGCATTTGGATATATTAGTGAACCATGGCTATCTGGCTGTCGATTTTTTCTTTCTCTTATCCGGATTTGTGATTGGCTACGCGTATGATGACCGTTGGCAAAAAATGAGCATTGGCACGTTCTTTAAGCGTCGGGTAGAAAGGCTTCAGCCAATGGTTGTGCTCGGGATGACGCTTGGGGCAATTGGATTCTACTTCACCGACTCAACTATCTGGCCACTAATTCACACCATTCCCCTGTGGAAAATGTTGCTCGTAATGCTGATCGGTTATACCGTTCTGCCAGTACCATTGTCTCTCGATATCCGTGGTTGGGAAGAAATGCATCCGTTAAACAGCGTGGGCTGGTCGTTGTTCTTTGAATACATTGCCAATATTTTATATGCAATCTGGATCAGGAAGTTCTCCAAAACAGCGCTTACTATTCTGGTTGTTATTGCAGCGGTGGCGCTGGCACATCTGGCCATTACAAACGGCGATGTTAGCGGGGGTTGGACGCTCAACGTAGCGCAAGTTCGCATTGGTTTCTCCCGTACCATGTTCCCTTTCTTCGCCGGTTTACTCCTTTCGCGGGTAGCAAAGCCAACTCAAATCAAAAATGCCTTTTTGTGGTGCAGTCTTTTAGTGGCTTTGGTACTTTATATGCCTCGAATTGGTGGTGCCGAACACCTTTGGATGAACGGACTCTATGAAGCAATTTGTATCATCATCGTTTTTCCGCTTATCGTGTATCTTGGCGCAAGTGGTGTAATGAAAGGCGAGGGCGAGAAGAAGCTATGCAAATTTTTGGGCGATATTTCGTACCCCCTTTATCTCGTGCATTATCCGTTGGTGTATTTTTATGTCGCCTGGATTAGCAATAACAAAGGCATAACCTTTGCTCAAGCCTGGCCAACTGCATTAGTCCTATTGGTAGGGAGTGTTATTCTGGCCTACGTTTCATTAAAATGGTATGATGAGCCCGTTCGGAAGTGGTTGCGAAGAAAGCTGAAATAG
- a CDS encoding malate:quinone oxidoreductase codes for MTKKKKTVGKTDADVILIGAGIMSATLGVLLKQLEPNLSIEIYERLDVAAAESSDAWNNAGTGHSAFCELNYTPEKNDGTVETKKAVQIAENFEVSKQFWSYLVEKGLISDPENFIRKIPHMSFVWGKKNVDYLKKRYDALTKYDLFKGMEFTEDAEKIKSWVPLIMEGRKKDEKVAATKMDLGTDVNFGSLTRDMFNNLKEQRSVSLHFNHEIRNLKKNKDGNWVVKVKDLDSGDKRKRTARFVFIGAGGGSLPLLEKSDIPEGKGFGGFPVSGQWLKCTNEEVIKQHHAKVYGKAAVGAPPMSVPHLDTRMINGKQALLFGPYAGFSTKFLKNGSFLDLPKSIKFNNIRPMLSAGLHNLDLTKYLIEQVRQSPQDRLKALKEYLPTAQLKDWELEYAGQRVQVIKKDEKKGGILEFGTEVVSASDGSIAALLGASPGASTAVSIMLELLDRCFKEDLATDEWQAKIKEMIPTYGKELAKDTALCNETRQRTAKVLKIDGVEAS; via the coding sequence ATGACAAAAAAGAAAAAAACAGTTGGCAAAACTGATGCAGATGTAATTTTAATTGGCGCCGGAATTATGAGCGCAACTCTTGGAGTTTTATTAAAGCAGTTAGAGCCCAACTTAAGTATAGAAATTTACGAACGCCTCGACGTTGCCGCCGCCGAAAGCTCGGATGCCTGGAACAATGCTGGAACAGGACACTCGGCCTTTTGCGAATTAAATTATACGCCGGAGAAAAACGATGGCACTGTAGAAACCAAAAAAGCCGTGCAAATTGCCGAGAATTTTGAGGTTTCCAAACAATTTTGGTCTTACCTGGTAGAGAAGGGCCTGATCTCAGATCCTGAAAATTTTATCCGAAAAATTCCACATATGAGTTTTGTGTGGGGCAAAAAGAATGTCGATTACCTTAAAAAGCGCTACGACGCATTAACGAAATACGATCTTTTTAAGGGGATGGAATTTACCGAGGATGCAGAAAAGATAAAAAGCTGGGTGCCCTTAATTATGGAGGGCCGCAAAAAAGACGAAAAAGTAGCGGCTACCAAAATGGACCTCGGAACCGACGTAAACTTTGGTTCGCTAACCCGCGATATGTTCAATAACCTGAAAGAACAGCGCAGCGTTAGTCTGCATTTCAATCACGAAATCCGTAATTTGAAGAAAAACAAAGACGGCAACTGGGTGGTAAAGGTGAAAGATCTGGATAGCGGCGATAAGCGTAAACGTACCGCAAGGTTTGTTTTTATTGGAGCAGGCGGTGGATCATTGCCACTTTTGGAGAAATCAGATATTCCTGAAGGAAAAGGCTTTGGGGGCTTCCCGGTGAGTGGCCAATGGTTAAAATGCACCAACGAAGAGGTAATAAAACAACATCACGCAAAGGTTTACGGTAAAGCTGCCGTTGGCGCACCGCCAATGTCGGTGCCGCATTTAGATACCAGAATGATTAACGGTAAACAAGCGTTACTTTTTGGGCCATATGCCGGTTTTTCGACCAAGTTTTTGAAAAACGGGTCATTTTTAGATTTGCCCAAGTCAATAAAATTTAACAATATCCGTCCCATGCTTTCCGCTGGCTTGCACAACCTCGATTTAACCAAGTATTTAATTGAGCAGGTAAGGCAATCGCCACAAGATCGATTGAAGGCGTTGAAAGAATATTTACCAACCGCCCAACTTAAAGATTGGGAACTGGAATATGCCGGGCAGCGGGTTCAGGTAATTAAAAAAGACGAGAAAAAGGGCGGAATTCTTGAGTTCGGTACCGAAGTAGTAAGTGCGAGCGATGGCTCTATTGCCGCATTGTTGGGCGCATCGCCTGGTGCATCTACAGCAGTTTCAATTATGCTCGAGCTGTTGGATCGCTGCTTTAAAGAAGATTTGGCTACCGACGAATGGCAGGCAAAAATTAAGGAAATGATCCCGACTTACGGTAAAGAGTTGGCAAAAGATACGGCGCTGTGTAATGAAACCAGACAACGAACTGCTAAAGTGTTAAAAATTGATGGCGTGGAGGCGTCTTAA
- the msrA gene encoding peptide-methionine (S)-S-oxide reductase MsrA → MKKIIFILFSLLTLNQVNAQGKKTEKATFGMGCFWCTEAIFQRLKGVTSVKSGYEGGALSNPTYEEVCTGATGHAEVLEINYNPQVITYEELLEVFWKSHDPTTLNRQGADTGTQYRSVIFYHNATQKALAEKYKAELNNTNAFGKKVVTAIEQAKPFYVAENYHQDYYLKNGSEPYCRLVILPKMQKLEKVFKDKLKN, encoded by the coding sequence ATGAAAAAAATCATATTTATACTATTCTCGTTACTGACTTTAAATCAGGTCAATGCACAGGGAAAAAAAACGGAAAAGGCCACTTTCGGGATGGGTTGTTTTTGGTGTACTGAAGCCATATTTCAACGGTTAAAAGGCGTTACTTCTGTAAAATCGGGTTACGAAGGCGGCGCATTAAGCAACCCCACTTACGAGGAGGTTTGTACTGGTGCCACCGGGCATGCAGAAGTTTTGGAAATTAATTACAATCCACAGGTAATCACCTATGAGGAGCTTTTAGAGGTTTTCTGGAAAAGTCACGACCCAACTACGTTAAATCGTCAGGGGGCCGATACCGGTACGCAGTACCGTTCGGTGATATTTTACCACAACGCAACCCAAAAGGCGCTGGCAGAAAAATATAAAGCAGAGTTAAATAACACCAACGCCTTTGGCAAAAAGGTAGTAACCGCTATCGAGCAGGCTAAGCCATTTTACGTTGCCGAGAATTATCACCAGGATTATTACCTCAAAAATGGGAGTGAACCTTATTGCAGGCTGGTGATTTTACCCAAAATGCAGAAGCTCGAAAAGGTATTTAAGGATAAGTTGAAGAACTAA
- a CDS encoding isopenicillin N synthase family dioxygenase yields MSTPYIPCLDLGSYINGTDEERKKFSDELGRAFNDSGFVTITNHGLSQELIDKLYDNIKAAFALPLEVKKKYEKPELAGQRGYTSAGKETAKGAKTPDLKEFWQIGQEVTDGDPVKNDYPDNEVLEEIAEFNAVTGEIYRKLEQNGTQLLRAIATYLELPVNYFDKHVHNGNSILRGIHYFPIENPELIPDDAVRAGAHEDINLITLLIGASADGLEVLTRSNEWLPIKAHHTDIVVNVGDMLQRLTNNKLKSTTHRVVNPPRELMKTSRFSVPFFLHPRSDMDLTSLPSTIDADHPKAYSDMTAGEYLDERLREIGLKK; encoded by the coding sequence ATGTCAACACCGTATATTCCTTGTTTAGATTTAGGTTCGTATATCAACGGAACTGATGAAGAGCGCAAAAAATTTTCAGACGAATTGGGCCGTGCCTTTAACGATTCTGGCTTTGTAACGATTACCAATCATGGTTTAAGCCAGGAATTGATCGACAAACTTTACGACAATATCAAAGCTGCATTTGCACTTCCGCTTGAAGTAAAGAAAAAGTATGAGAAACCAGAGCTGGCCGGGCAACGCGGATATACGAGCGCTGGCAAGGAAACTGCGAAAGGTGCAAAAACCCCCGATTTAAAAGAATTTTGGCAGATTGGTCAGGAAGTTACCGACGGAGATCCGGTTAAGAACGATTATCCGGATAATGAAGTTTTAGAGGAAATTGCCGAATTTAATGCAGTAACAGGTGAGATTTATAGAAAGCTTGAACAAAACGGCACTCAACTACTACGGGCTATTGCTACTTACCTCGAATTGCCGGTTAACTACTTCGATAAGCACGTGCACAACGGCAACTCTATTTTGCGGGGAATCCATTATTTTCCGATAGAAAACCCGGAGTTGATTCCTGACGACGCCGTGCGTGCAGGAGCGCATGAAGATATTAATCTGATTACGCTATTGATTGGCGCCAGCGCCGATGGGCTGGAAGTTTTGACCCGCAGCAACGAATGGTTACCAATTAAGGCCCACCATACCGATATCGTTGTAAATGTTGGCGATATGTTGCAGCGCTTAACCAATAACAAGTTGAAATCGACTACACACAGGGTGGTAAATCCGCCCCGCGAATTGATGAAAACCTCTCGTTTCTCGGTGCCGTTCTTCTTACATCCGCGAAGTGATATGGATTTAACCAGCCTACCCTCTACCATTGATGCCGACCACCCGAAAGCTTATAGCGACATGACGGCGGGCGAATATCTGGATGAAAGACTGAGGGAGATTGGGTTGAAGAAGTAG
- a CDS encoding Crp/Fnr family transcriptional regulator: MKNESNIGAYQNLFGLFNAIYPLKEEIRAAIIANSEVIHVDRKTKLLSVGERSNTIYFIVSGAARIYYLDRDGKETNTWFLFENELLISVYSFYTGNPSFEYIETLEDCELIAVRREKLDEMYLKFLEFNFSGRKLTEYYHMRNELQGNELRMLSAKERYENLLQRSPQLFQRVSLGHIASYLGISQETLSRIRKQK; encoded by the coding sequence ATGAAAAACGAATCAAATATTGGAGCGTATCAAAATCTGTTTGGCCTATTCAATGCTATTTATCCCTTAAAAGAAGAGATTCGAGCGGCAATAATCGCCAATAGCGAGGTTATCCATGTAGATAGGAAAACCAAACTCTTAAGCGTAGGCGAACGCAGCAACACCATCTATTTTATTGTTAGCGGCGCAGCAAGAATTTACTATCTCGACCGTGATGGAAAAGAAACCAATACGTGGTTTTTATTTGAAAACGAACTGCTGATTTCGGTTTACAGCTTTTACACAGGCAACCCAAGCTTCGAATATATAGAAACCCTCGAAGATTGTGAACTTATTGCCGTGAGGAGAGAAAAGCTGGATGAAATGTACCTCAAATTTCTCGAATTCAATTTCTCGGGCAGGAAACTAACGGAATATTACCACATGCGTAACGAATTGCAAGGGAATGAACTGCGCATGTTGAGTGCAAAAGAGCGATACGAGAATCTTTTGCAACGAAGTCCACAACTGTTTCAAAGGGTTTCATTAGGGCACATCGCCTCTTATCTGGGCATCTCGCAAGAAACGCTAAGCAGGATCAGAAAGCAGAAATGA
- a CDS encoding sterol desaturase family protein, with protein sequence MLIIIFIVFGLCFLIERIKPGWKLPKVSTWTIRVLAVNFIQLGIVVVAGFSWEKWLSSVSLFQLSNFIPNWLGGVIAYFIATFIFYWWHRWRHTIDFLWLGFHQTHHSPQRLEVITSFYKHPLEMTVNSIIGSLLVYTFLGLNPEAGAIYTLCTALGEFFYHTNVKTPQWIGYIFQRPEMHRIHHQYEKHSNNYGDIVWWDMLFGTYENPKEFTSSCGFDDEKEQRLFDMIKFKDVHKS encoded by the coding sequence ATGTTAATAATAATCTTTATCGTATTTGGTTTATGCTTTCTGATCGAGAGAATTAAACCTGGATGGAAACTACCGAAAGTTTCTACATGGACCATCAGGGTTTTGGCCGTAAACTTTATCCAGCTCGGCATTGTGGTGGTGGCTGGCTTCAGTTGGGAAAAATGGCTTTCTTCAGTTTCTCTTTTTCAATTATCCAACTTTATTCCTAACTGGCTTGGTGGAGTAATCGCATACTTTATTGCAACTTTCATTTTCTATTGGTGGCATCGCTGGCGTCACACTATAGATTTTTTATGGTTGGGTTTTCATCAAACACACCATAGCCCGCAACGGTTGGAAGTGATTACATCATTTTACAAACACCCTTTAGAGATGACCGTAAATTCGATAATTGGAAGTCTTTTGGTTTACACATTTTTAGGTTTAAACCCTGAGGCGGGGGCAATTTATACCTTATGTACGGCTTTGGGCGAGTTTTTCTACCACACCAATGTTAAAACTCCTCAATGGATCGGGTACATTTTCCAAAGGCCCGAAATGCATCGAATCCATCACCAATACGAAAAGCACAGCAATAACTATGGGGATATTGTTTGGTGGGATATGTTGTTTGGAACGTATGAGAACCCGAAGGAATTTACTTCTTCATGCGGTTTTGACGACGAGAAAGAGCAGCGGCTATTTGATATGATCAAGTTTAAGGATGTGCATAAAAGCTAA
- a CDS encoding DinB family protein: protein MTEPNKPSGAIAALLDEYKKAIDEFILVIEPLSTHQSFQIIEPRSSNPDCISIQTILTHVTASIFSYAVYIENSIGLVTERPERNTYEHAADYINRLKVGFDYTQQIFINHPNIQLEALDPSKKINAKWGQQYDVEQMLEHAIVHILRHRRQIERALRQF, encoded by the coding sequence ATGACGGAACCCAACAAACCCTCCGGGGCGATTGCTGCACTTTTAGATGAATACAAAAAAGCAATAGACGAGTTCATTCTTGTGATTGAGCCGCTCAGCACCCATCAGTCATTTCAAATTATCGAACCCCGAAGCAGTAATCCGGATTGCATTTCTATTCAGACCATTCTTACGCACGTAACTGCATCTATTTTCAGCTATGCCGTTTACATCGAAAATTCGATAGGATTAGTTACAGAAAGACCAGAGCGAAACACTTATGAGCATGCCGCAGATTATATCAACAGGTTAAAAGTAGGTTTTGACTACACCCAGCAAATATTCATCAACCATCCAAATATACAGCTTGAAGCGCTCGACCCATCCAAAAAAATCAACGCCAAATGGGGTCAGCAATACGATGTGGAACAGATGCTGGAACATGCTATCGTTCATATACTCAGGCACCGCAGACAGATTGAAAGAGCGCTTCGGCAATTTTGA
- a CDS encoding tetratricopeptide repeat protein gives MDIYTSVEEKYLQAVEELQCGDLPQALRYFNQIIASDEEYARAYFQLGHIYHIHFKNFKTAGYYYKRCIELDPDFPDAHQPYLEIVIVLKMHNLVKQVAERALNVPGVEEARIYESLGLYAERQQNFEEAARHFKKAEFFNEETEDAQVFQAHQKRIKNKMNSNKIMVYDLQG, from the coding sequence ATGGACATCTATACTTCTGTAGAAGAAAAATATCTACAGGCCGTTGAAGAATTGCAGTGTGGCGACTTACCACAGGCGCTTCGGTATTTCAATCAAATTATTGCTTCCGATGAGGAATATGCACGGGCATATTTCCAACTGGGACACATTTATCATATTCATTTTAAGAATTTCAAAACAGCTGGTTACTATTATAAGCGGTGTATTGAGCTCGACCCCGATTTCCCTGATGCGCATCAGCCTTATCTGGAAATAGTGATTGTACTTAAGATGCATAACCTTGTAAAACAGGTAGCGGAACGTGCATTGAACGTTCCGGGCGTAGAGGAAGCACGTATTTACGAAAGTTTGGGGCTTTATGCCGAAAGGCAACAAAATTTTGAAGAAGCGGCAAGGCATTTTAAAAAAGCGGAGTTTTTTAACGAAGAAACCGAAGATGCCCAGGTTTTTCAAGCGCATCAAAAACGCATCAAGAATAAAATGAACAGTAACAAAATAATGGTTTACGATTTGCAGGGATAG